A single Primulina eburnea isolate SZY01 chromosome 11, ASM2296580v1, whole genome shotgun sequence DNA region contains:
- the LOC140804529 gene encoding uncharacterized protein: MANKGCELCSKPARMFCESDQARLCWDCDEKVHAANFLVAKHSRTLLCHACASPTQWKGAGLKLGPAVSVCRACAEGEGRGGFGNGNRDCDSQVSESDDGEYYSDSDEGEGEDEDEDEEGGEEEEGENQVVPWAICNSATPSAAAPMAATSSSSEDAAFFFLV, from the coding sequence ATGGCGAACAAGGGTTGTGAACTTTGCAGCAAACCAGCCAGAATGTTCTGCGAGTCGGATCAAGCCCGACTCTGTTGGGACTGTGATGAGAAGGTGCACGCCGCCAACTTCTTGGTGGCGAAACACAGCCGCACGCTCCTCTGCCACGCCTGCGCTTCTCCCACGCAGTGGAAAGGTGCTGGCTTGAAGCTCGGCCCCGCCGTTTCGGTCTGCCGTGCCTGTGCTGAGGGTGAAGGGAGAGGCGGGTTTGGGAATGGGAACCGAGATTGTGATTCCCAAGTAAGTGAGAGCGATGATGGAGAATACTACAGTGATAGTGATGAAGGTGAAGGAGAGGATGAAGATGAGGATGAAGAAGGGGGAGAGGAAGAGGAGGGAGAGAATCAGGTTGTCCCCTGGGCGATCTGCAATTCGGCAACGCCGTCTGCGGCGGCTCCGATGGCGGCGACTTCTTCCAGTAGTGAGGATGCGGCTTTCTTTTTCCTTGTGTAA